One Eremothecium cymbalariae DBVPG#7215 chromosome 2, complete sequence DNA window includes the following coding sequences:
- the NAT5 gene encoding peptide alpha-N-acetyltransferase subunit NAT5 (similar to Ashbya gossypii AAL102C) has product MSRDIISVDDVYLNTLGTFITIVNSASPIPHSDSFFNELFESKCETKPATFISQLAYYGEIAVGCVKAKLITDKISKTELPGVHIETLDVLKAYRGKGVGSKLLEYVENRCKQYHQSELYTYVPSNNEGAVEWYLKHGFKLNNDRVQGYYEETAESLDAYLLMKRL; this is encoded by the coding sequence ATGTCTCGTGATATTATCAGCGTTGATGATGTGTATCTCAATACATTAGGCACATTCATAACTATTGTGAACTCAGCATCACCTATTCCACATTCAGATTCTTTCTTCAACGAATTGTTCGAATCGAAATGTGAAACCAAACCAGCAACTTTCATCTCACAGTTGGCTTATTATGGCGAAATAGCTGTTGGATGTGTAAAAGCAAAGCTGATTACCGACAAAATCAGTAAAACTGAACTACCTGGTGTTCATATCGAAACTTTAGATGTTCTAAAGGCCTACCGGGGTAAAGGAGTAGGTTCAAAACTATTGGAATATGTCGAAAACCGTTGCAAGCAATATCATCAGTCCGAATTGTACACATACGTGCCTAGTAATAATGAAGGAGCAGTAGAGTGGTATTTGAAGCATGGTTTTAAGTTAAACAATGATAGAGTACAAGGGTATTACGAGGAAACCGCCGAATCCCTAGATGCCtatttattgatgaagcGCCTATGA
- the SEC63 gene encoding protein-transporting protein SEC63 (similar to Ashbya gossypii AAL103W) → MALSYEYDESDETWPFFLLTILLIWLVPATLLQVYRLVYKKEQEAESNGADLSIVQEKYMPDSVRNFQKSHGDKKSVIFNKRSAMIIVGWTVVSFLVHRITNNDALQESASLLFDPYELLGIGTSATEREVRSSYRKLSVKFHPDKLSKDLSQEERLQLEEQYVLITKAYKALTEEVTRENYLKYGHPDGPQSTSHGIALPKFLIEGSASPLVVVGYFLLLAIVLPYFVSRWWANTQSHTDKGIHTSTASFFVDRLFNNKPSEIITVNTILNWLSHAKEYKLQYPELSTKDIEQLFQDHINRIHSGKLEEVKLAIVSKSTLLLQGLLDVATSFRNTEVSNIVLDTSKVIVQATPNGPYAQILQLPNVDKEKFMQSRVDDIRTLGKLFTYDDEKIGQILGISDKSALADTLTVASNIPHLKVIHSEFKVPGESQVTPSSTPHILLKVLVRSAKHKSFPPTLIPEDKLKEPQDFKSLRDPFAIVNEQPKVPRTFAPYFPTKRYGGWCCLVALQKDAKVIQTPLVVTRLSVANLSKDFDKRIIKDVNAEFNADDWEIGTIKIPLGRSAPPEKGDYFFRIIVKSTEYYGSDIDITMPMQVRDPPKVDDLKDEIFHVNDDTEHTAFSSEQEEESDSDEDENDYEDGSEYTDIDTDTEVEDNEEGEK, encoded by the coding sequence ATGGCTCTTAGTTACGAGTATGATGAGTCGGATGAGACGTGGCccttttttttgttgacCATTTTGTTGATATGGTTGGTGCCAGCAACTTTGTTACAGGTTTATAGGCTAGTGTACAAGAAGGAGCAGGAGGCGGAGAGCAATGGGGCTGATTTAAGTATTGTGCAGGAGAAATATATGCCTGATTCTGTTCGTAACTTTCAGAAGAGCCATGGGGACAAGAAATCTGTAATTTTCAATAAGAGATCAGCGATGATCATTGTAGGATGGACGGTTGTTTCATTTTTGGTGCATAGGATTACTAATAATGATGCCTTACAGGAAAGTGCATCGCTGCTATTTGATCCTTATGAGTTGTTGGGTATTGGTACATCTGCTACTGAACGTGAGGTGCGGTCGTCTTATCGGAAATTGTCTGTTAAATTCCATCCTGATAAGTTGAGCAAGGATTTGAGTCAGGAGGAACGTCTGCAATTGGAGGAGCAGTATGTTTTAATCACCAAGGCGTATAAGGCATTGACGGAGGAGGTGACGAGGGAGAATTACCTGAAGTATGGGCATCCCGATGGACCGCAATCGACTTCTCATGGTATTGCGTTACCAAAGTTTTTAATCGAAGGTTCTGCGTCGCCGCTTGTGGTAGTTGGCTATTTCCTCTTGTTGGCAATTGTGTTACCGTATTTTGTTTCCAGATGGTGGGCTAATACACAGTCGCATACCGATAAAGGAATTCATACTAGTACGGCGTCGTTTTTCGTTGATAGGTTGTTTAATAACAAACCTTCTGAAATAATTACTGTTAATACGATCCTCAACTGGTTATCTCATGCTAAAGAATACAAACTACAGTACCCTGAATTGAGTACAAAGGATATTGAACAGTTATTTCAAGACCATATCAATCGTATACACAGCGGCAAGCTTGAAGAAGTAAAGTTGGCTATTGTCTCCAAATCCACGTTGTTATTGCAAGGGCTTTTAGATGTTGCTACTAGTTTTCGGAATACTGAGGTTTCAAATATCGTCCTAGATACCTCGAAGGTAATTGTACAGGCTACACCTAATGGGCCATATGCTCAAATACTCCAATTGCCAAATGTGGACAAGGAAAAGTTCATGCAAAGTCGTGTTGACGATATTCGTACACTGGGCAAATTATTCActtatgatgatgagaaaaTCGGTCAAATATTGGGTATTAGTGACAAATCTGCACTTGCAGACACTCTTACTGTGGCTTCGAATATACCTCACTTAAAAGTTATACACTCAGAATTCAAGGTTCCAGGTGAATCGCAGGTAACACCATCGTCTACTCCTCATATTCTGTTAAAAGTTTTAGTTCGCTCTGCGAAGCACAAATCTTTCCCACCAACTCTTATCCCAGAAGATAAACTAAAAGAACCTCAGGACTTTAAAAGTTTACGTGATCCGTTTGCAATTGTTAACGAACAACCAAAAGTCCCACGAACCTTTGCCCCATACTTCCCCACAAAAAGATACGGTGGTTGGTGCTGTTTGGTGGCTTTACAAAAAGATGCTAAAGTAATTCAAACGCCGTTAGTTGTCACTAGATTGTCCGTTGCTAACCTATCCAAAGACTTCGACAAAAGAATAATTAAGGATGTCAACGCCGAGTTCAATGCTGATGATTGGGAGATTGGTACCATTAAGATACCACTAGGTAGATCTGCTCCACCTGAAAAGGGTGACTACTTCTTCAGGATTATTGTAAAGTCCACAGAATATTATGGTAGCGATATTGATATTACAATGCCAATGCAAGTTCGGGACCCTCCAAAGGTGGATGATCTCAAAGATGAAATATTCCATGTCAATGATGATACAGAACATACTGCCTTTTCTTCTGAACAGGAGGAAGAAAGTGACAGCGATGAGGATGAGAACGACTATGAAGATGGCAGTGAATATACAGATATCGACACAGATACAGAAGTTGAGGATAACGAGGAAGGTGAAAAGTAA
- the MRX4 gene encoding Mrx4p (similar to Ashbya gossypii AAL101W): MRVNHRIFIKRMLETGNLTTCTYKCTTHFSKEALAMRTMLQKGMLCRSSATLLNRKVIDNVRLSSACTLIRSRTDKIKDSIEEIILEGKPPNQANTDYKVLFKVFEMAGISKNISFRQQAIQLKRLIANNKITDSQLYHAVQVIETQETDKNYSAGCQHSFDKTPSSEASETGIQHNSSGESLGCALSPSNINSNNNKQENKPLCLPLTYANAKGFQPITNNEKKDPDLIILEELLRPDSTENIMVKKFNWDKQGVKKFDWENHGRNQVETSSSELHSAGSMSLLEEYLKNLKSKPSFSDVDDRMLGKSAIPESKELLVYNFQEKDTELISLDTRGLLNVNYKDLFSVINGGTYPPEQMLNIVNKYEDEGWELVGDIYDDPHTLVFQRKMDNTSTQKNIRLLKKKFFSRTTALTNSIARIGKIFFIKS; encoded by the coding sequence ATGAGAGTAAATCATAGAATTTTCATAAAACGCATGTTGGAAACTGGAAATCTTACAACATGCACATATAAATGCACTACACACTTTAGCAAAGAAGCTTTGGCAATGAGAACTATGCTGCAAAAGGGCATGTTATGTCGTTCATCTGCTACCTTATTAAACCGCAAGGTGATAGATAATGTTCGGCTTTCATCAGCTTGTACCCTCATTAGGAGTAGGACAGATAAGATCAAAGATTCTATAGAGGAAATAATACTCGAAGGGAAACCGCCCAATCAAGCCAACACAGACTATAAAGTCCTATTTAAAGTCTTTGAGATGGCGggaatatccaaaaatatttcatttaGACAGCAGGCAATCCAGTTGAAGCGATTGATAGCCAACAACAAAATTACAGACTCTCAGCTTTACCATGCTGTGCAAGTTATAGAGACCCAAGAAACAGATAAAAACTATTCTGCTGGATGCCAGCATAGTTTCGATAAAACACCTTCTTCCGAAGCATCTGAAACAGGTATACAGCATAATTCCAGCGGCGAGAGTCTGGGTTGTGCCCTCAGCCCCTCGAACATTAATagcaataataacaaacaGGAGAATAAACCACTTTGTCTACCATTAACTTATGCCAACGCTAAAGGGTTTCAACCGATTACCAATAATGAGAAAAAGGATCCagatttgataatattagAAGAACTTCTTCGCCCTGATTCAACTGAAAATATAATGGTTAAGAAGTTCAATTGGGACAAGCAGGGCgttaaaaagtttgattGGGAAAACCATGGCCGAAATCAAGTTGAAACTTCGAGCTCAGAATTGCATAGTGCTGGGTCCATGTCGTTGCtggaagaatatttgaaaaatttgaaatctaAACCTTCATTCTCTGACGTCGATGATCGGATGTTGGGTAAATCAGCTATTCCTGAGTCCAAAGAACTTTTGGTATATAACTTTCAGGAAAAGGACACTGAGCTTATATCTTTGGACACTCGTGGTTTGTTAAATGTTAATTATAAGGATCTTTTCTCGGTTATAAACGGTGGAACTTATCCTCCTGAACAAATGCTTAACATtgtaaataaatatgaagatgaggGCTGGGAATTGGTTGGAGACATCTACGACGATCCCCATACACTTGTATTCCAAAGAAAGATGGACAATACATCTACTCAAAAAAACATAAGGCTtctaaagaagaagtttttcTCTAGAACCACTGCATTGACTAATAGCATCGCCCGTATCGGaaaaatattctttatAAAATCCTGA
- the TMA16 gene encoding Tma16p (similar to Ashbya gossypii AAL100C) has protein sequence MPVTKSLPKLQKNMKGKKQTVHPRGRKFKQLVKATLREEKVQNKKRSYNQKKSSELTRIKFVQDIINTDDMKNVETFDNKMTLVIIDEFINRDDHELNELISKRRANRPPTNRQQMLENKKNVELEEFKTGFLCPDLTDAKNVSFLRNWNGTFGALSTLKLIRLNNKGEKVVGGNNPKGQSDDVKME, from the coding sequence ATGCCTGTTACTAAATCTTTACCTAagcttcaaaaaaatatgaaggGCAAGAAACAGACGGTTCACCCAAGAGGACGGAAGTTCAAACAGTTGGTTAAAGCTACTCTTCGTGAAGAAAAAGTTCAGAATAAGAAACGGTCATATAACCAAAAGAAATCCAGTGAACTCACTCGTATTAAGTTTGTTCAGGATATAATAAATACTGATGATATGAAAAATGTAGAAACATTTGACAATAAAATGACTTTagttattattgatgaatttatcAATCGGGATGATCATGAGCTCAATGAGTTGATTTCTAAAAGAAGGGCAAATAGACCACCTACCAACAGACAGCAAATGctagaaaacaaaaagaatgtTGAGTtagaagaattcaaaactGGGTTCCTATGCCCTGACCTAACGGATGCAAAAAACGTCAGTTTCCTAAGAAACTGGAATGGCACTTTTGGTGCACTATCCacattaaaattaattagGTTGAACAACAAAGGTGAAAAAGTGGTCGGAGGTAATAATCCAAAAGGGCAGTCTGACGACGTTAAAATGGAGTAA